The Flexivirga aerilata sequence GCACTGCCGGAGCGGCTGATCGGGCGCAGTGTCGACGCACCGCTGGTGCTCGACGACCGGTTGCGCGCACAGGTGTCGGTGCTGGACGACGCGCTCGCGGCGGGGGAGCGGCCGGCCGCGGAGTCCGCGCTCGCCATCGTCGTCGAGCGCCTGGAATGGCACCTGACCGGCCACCCCACGCCGCGCCGGGCGGCACCCGGTCAGCCGGCGTGGCTCGCCCGCCGCGCCCGTGACCTGCTCGATGCCGACCCGATCGATCCGCCCAGCATCACCGAGATCGCGCGGCGGCTGGGGGTGAGTCCGGCATACCTGATCCGAGTGTTCACCCGGGAATTCGCGATACCTCCGCACCGGTACGTCGTCGGGCGGCCGCCTCGATGCCGCCCGTCGACTGCTCCTCGCGGGGCAGCCACCGGCGCAGGTCGCCGTCGCGACCGGCTTCTACGACCAGGCGCACCTGCACCGGCACTTCCGCAAGCTGCTGCGGACCTCTCCGGGTCGCTTCGGGGCGGTTGCCGGCTGAGGTCAGTTTCGTACAAGACCGGTGAATGGGTGCCGAAAGAGCATCGGCTCATGGATCAACCCCAACCCGCTGATCAGCTGACCCCGCCCTTCGCGACCAAGGTCGCCGTCCTCGTGCGCGACGACCTCGCCACCTGGCAGCGACTCAACGTCACCGCGTTCCTCGCCGCCGGGATCGCGGCCGCCTACCCGGCACTGGTCGGTGCGCCGTATGCCGACGCCGACGGCGGCAGCTACCTGCCGTTGCTCGGTATGCCGGTGCTGGTCTTCGAAGGTGGCGCGCACACCCTGGGCAACGCCCGGACCCGCGCGGTCGGCCGCGGCCTACCTGCCGCGATCTTCACCCAGGAGATGTTCGGCACGGGCCACGATACGGCGAATCGCGCTGCCACTGCTGCGGTTCCGGCTGATCAGCTCGACCTGGTCGGCATCGCGGTGCACGGCCCGAAGAACGCGGTCGACAAGATCCTCAAGGGGGCTTACCTGCATCGGTGAGGTCGGTCGGCTGGCCCGTTGCCATAGCCCTTGTCCTGGCCCGCTGTCATGGTCGGGTCAGGGGCACGGTGGGCGACGCGCGAACCGACACGCGCACCGACACGCCGAGCACCCCGGGTTTCGTACGGATGTTCGGGTGCGCGTTAGGCTCGTCCACATGTCCCCGACGGGCAGCTCGCCATCCACAGTGCGTGGATCTCGCACGGTGGGTTGTCGGTGCGGAGGCATAGCGTCTGATCAGTTCCAAAGCCCGGCTCACCCGAGCCTGCACGAGGGCGGCGGACGGTCGCAGGTAGGCGCGACCCACCCTCGCAACAGCTAAGGAGTGCCCACCATGGCAGCAAACGCCGGCAACGCCGACAACAAGCTCAAATCACTCGACACCGTGATGGCCCAGATCGAGAAGGCTCACGGCAAGGGTGCCGTCATGCGGCTCGGTGACGACGTCCGCCCACCGATCGACGTGATCCCGACCGGCGCCATCGCCCTGGACGTGGCACTCGGCATCGGTGGTCTGCCGCGCGGGCGCGTCGTGGAGATCTACGGTCCGGAGTCCTCCGGTAAGACGACGGTCGCACTGCACGCGGTGGCCAGCGCCCAGCGCAACGGCGGCATCGCGGCGTTCATCGACGCCGAGCACGCGCTCGACCCCGAATACGCCAAGAAGCTCGGTGTCGACGTCGACTCGCTGCTGGTCAGCCAGCCCGACACCGGTGAGCAGGCGCTCGAGATCGCCGACATGCTGATCCGGTCCGGCTCGCTCGACATCATCGTGATCGACTCGGTCGCCGCACTCGTGCCGCGCGCCGAGATCGAGGGCGAGATGGGTGACAGTCACGTGGGTCTGCAGGCACGCCTGATGTCGCAGGCGCTGCGCAAGATCACCGGCGCGCTCAACAGCACCGGCACCACCGCGATCTTCATCAACCAGCTGCGCGAGAAGATCG is a genomic window containing:
- a CDS encoding DUF2000 family protein is translated as MSAPDQVRAWDPGVPGVREVLHARWADHHYPAHTHDAWTVLIVDDGRIGYDVDRHRDAATAGAGVTLLPPHVPHDGHPLTAAGFRKRVVYLETAALPERLIGRSVDAPLVLDDRLRAQVSVLDDALAAGERPAAESALAIVVERLEWHLTGHPTPRRAAPGQPAWLARRARDLLDADPIDPPSITEIARRLGVSPAYLIRVFTREFAIPPHRYVVGRPPRCRPSTAPRGAATGAGRRRDRLLRPGAPAPALPQAAADLSGSLRGGCRLRSVSYKTGEWVPKEHRLMDQPQPADQLTPPFATKVAVLVRDDLATWQRLNVTAFLAAGIAAAYPALVGAPYADADGGSYLPLLGMPVLVFEGGAHTLGNARTRAVGRGLPAAIFTQEMFGTGHDTANRAATAAVPADQLDLVGIAVHGPKNAVDKILKGAYLHR
- the recA gene encoding recombinase RecA translates to MAANAGNADNKLKSLDTVMAQIEKAHGKGAVMRLGDDVRPPIDVIPTGAIALDVALGIGGLPRGRVVEIYGPESSGKTTVALHAVASAQRNGGIAAFIDAEHALDPEYAKKLGVDVDSLLVSQPDTGEQALEIADMLIRSGSLDIIVIDSVAALVPRAEIEGEMGDSHVGLQARLMSQALRKITGALNSTGTTAIFINQLREKIGVMFGSPETTTGGKALKFYASVRLDVRRIETLKDGTDPVGNRTRVKVVKNKVSPPFKQAEFDILYGQGISREGGLIDMGVEQGFVRKSGAWYTYDGDQLGQGKENARGFLRDNPDLADELEKKIKEKLGVGPQVDKPAEDSVVTPVDF